The following are from one region of the Amia ocellicauda isolate fAmiCal2 chromosome 1, fAmiCal2.hap1, whole genome shotgun sequence genome:
- the LOC136758920 gene encoding trace amine-associated receptor 1-like, with translation MEFCYDSISSSCTRIIKSVSLQCVMYFFMMVLILATVCGNLVVIISIIYFKQLHTNTNYLILSLAQCDFLLGVFVMPYTMIFAVEGCWYLGDLFCKIHTAFDMMLCTASIFHLCSISVDRYFAVCNPLHYRTTITYEMIVIMILSSWLISGLFCFAMVFLKLNIKGSDDFYYTHIDCVGGCFVFFNEVSGTIASLFSYFIPAFVMSGIYLKIYLVARKQTKSIKDIQQQLNDSVSRQQETKAAKTLGIVMGVFVFLWTPFFLLNFSNPILHYTVSPILTETAFWFGYLNSACNPIIYAFFYRWFRKSTKIIISGQIFERSSRCTKLLAD, from the coding sequence atggaattctgctatgactCCATCAGTAGCTCCTGCACAAGGATTATCAAATCAGTCAGTCTACAATGTGTCATGTACTTTTTCATGATGGTACTTATACTGGCCACTGTGTGTGGGAACCTGGTGGTCATAATTtcgattatatattttaaacaacttCACACCAACACAAATTACCTAATTCTTTCACTGGCACAATGCGACTTTCTGCTTGGAGTATTTGTAATGCCCTACACTATGATTTTTGCTGTTGAAGGTTGCTGGTACCTGGGAGATCttttctgcaaaatacacaCAGCTTTTGACATGATGCTGTGCACAGCTTCAATATTCCACCTGTGCTCCATCTCTGTTGACCGCTATTTTGCAGTATGTAATCCACTTCATTACAGAACAACAATTACATATGAAATGATCGTTATTATGATTTTAAGTAGCTGGTTAATTTCTGGGTTGTTTTGCTTTGCAATGGTTTTCCTGAAGTTGAATATAAAAGGCAGTGATGATTTCTATTACACACATATAGACTGTGTAGGGGGctgctttgtgtttttcaatGAAGTGTCAGGAACTATAgcctctttgttttcatatttcatCCCTGCATTTGTCATGTCGGGGATTTACCTCAAAATATATCTGGTTGCCAGAAAGCAGACAAAGTCTATTAAAGATATACAACAACAGCTTAATGATTCAGTTTCAAGACAACAGGAAACAAAAGCCGCTAAAACCTTGGGAATAGTGATGGGGGTCTTTGTATTTCTCTGGACTCCATTTTTCCTGTTGAACTTCTCTAACCCTATTCTTCATTATACAGTATCACCTATACTGACAGAAACTGCCTTTTGGTTTGGTTACTTAAACTCAGCCTGCAACCCCATAATTTATGCCTTTTTCTATCGCTGGTTCAGAAAATCTACAAAGATTATAATATCTGGTCAAATTTTTGAAAGAAGTTCTCGTTGTACAAAGTTATTGGCAGATTAA